Proteins from a genomic interval of Chryseobacterium indologenes:
- a CDS encoding GLPGLI family protein, with translation MMITIRIIILILTSINVLGQNKQFFYEYKFIHDSTNLKNSDKEIMVLNIGSKKSEFYSFEKYKSDSTLNADSKKGIFSMPPNIKMNKDRVVRDISTQKIEFITHLGPYRYAVSQNIDLKWNILAEFNTILGYDVQKATTEFAGRKWIAWFSKEIPIQSGPYKFFGLPGLILKIEDDHKSHIFELKGIKTTKGDFIYPYVNNYKDVKINYLKYMKIYKNFRKNPMAGSVGAFPDQTDANGVFHSGNEIFRQFEKAALEELKQDNNIIELDLLN, from the coding sequence ATGATGATTACAATTAGAATCATAATTCTTATTCTAACCTCAATTAATGTTTTGGGCCAAAACAAACAATTTTTCTACGAATACAAATTTATTCACGATTCAACAAACTTGAAAAATTCAGATAAAGAAATAATGGTTTTGAATATTGGTAGCAAGAAATCAGAATTCTATAGTTTTGAAAAATACAAATCGGACTCAACATTGAATGCAGATTCAAAGAAAGGGATTTTTTCGATGCCCCCTAATATAAAAATGAATAAAGATAGAGTAGTTAGAGATATTAGTACTCAAAAGATTGAATTTATTACACATCTTGGACCTTATAGATATGCAGTTAGTCAGAATATAGACTTAAAATGGAATATACTTGCGGAATTTAATACTATTTTGGGATATGATGTTCAAAAAGCAACCACAGAGTTTGCAGGCAGAAAGTGGATTGCGTGGTTTTCAAAAGAGATCCCTATACAAAGTGGTCCGTATAAATTTTTTGGACTTCCAGGATTGATTCTTAAAATTGAGGATGATCACAAAAGCCACATTTTTGAACTTAAAGGAATAAAAACAACAAAAGGTGATTTTATTTATCCTTACGTAAATAATTATAAAGATGTGAAAATAAATTATTTAAAATATATGAAAATTTATAAGAATTTTAGAAAAAATCCAATGGCAGGTTCAGTAGGCGCTTTTCCGGATCAAACGGATGCTAATGGCGTTTTTCACTCCGGAAATGAAATTTTCCGCCAATTTGAAAAAGCAGCGCTTGAAGAGTTGAAACAAGATAACAATATTATAGAATTAGATTTATTAAATTAG
- a CDS encoding Crp/Fnr family transcriptional regulator, whose product MTESLKKHIREYIDISDEKLEKYCNAFTLQEVKKKEFLLKEGSICTYEGFVTKGCFKVFHTDRNADEQILYFGIENWWISDIDSFINNIPSKLNIQALEDSEILIIKKADKEKLYAEMPEIERLMRLKFQMSIIALQRRIIDNLSKSSEERYIEFLQKYPNTVHRLTNIQIAAYLGVTPESLSRVRRKIVGKDS is encoded by the coding sequence ATGACCGAGTCTTTAAAGAAACATATCAGAGAGTATATTGATATCTCAGACGAAAAGCTGGAGAAATATTGTAATGCCTTTACGCTACAGGAAGTAAAAAAGAAAGAATTTCTCTTAAAAGAAGGCAGTATTTGTACTTATGAGGGATTTGTAACGAAAGGTTGTTTTAAAGTTTTTCATACGGACCGCAATGCTGATGAACAGATATTATACTTCGGAATTGAAAACTGGTGGATTTCTGATATTGACAGTTTCATTAATAACATTCCTTCAAAGCTCAATATCCAGGCTCTTGAGGACAGCGAAATTCTTATTATTAAAAAAGCCGATAAAGAAAAACTCTATGCCGAAATGCCGGAAATAGAACGGTTGATGAGGCTCAAATTTCAAATGTCTATTATTGCATTACAACGCAGGATCATTGATAACTTAAGTAAATCTTCCGAGGAACGTTATATCGAATTTTTACAGAAATACCCTAATACAGTGCATCGTCTTACCAATATTCAGATTGCGGCCTATCTGGGAGTAACTCCTGAATCTTTGAGCAGAGTTCGCAGGAAAATTGTGGGCAAGGACTCATAG
- a CDS encoding LLM class flavin-dependent oxidoreductase, with amino-acid sequence MKNFEISVLDLAPVKQDKSIHDTFQDSLSLANHAENLNYKRFWLAEHHNMESIASSATSVLIGFIANGTKTIRVGSGGIMLPNHSSLIIAEQFGTLESLFPGRIDLGLGRAPGTDGLTAQALGRNPAIINEQFPRQILELQRYFSKENSDAMVRAIPGEGLDIPLYILGSSTDSAWLAAELGLPYAFAGHFAPEQMEMAFKIYREHFEPSGYLDQPYIIACVNGVAAETSGEAHKISTTLFQAFINIVRNDRKPFAPPVDDMDEIWSPMEKSMVLQKLRYTFIGDQAEIEQKLKDFQERFNVDELMINSHIYDHQKRLRSYEIIREAVNSLSKA; translated from the coding sequence ATGAAAAATTTTGAAATCTCTGTTTTAGATCTTGCCCCCGTAAAGCAGGATAAAAGCATTCACGATACTTTTCAGGACAGCCTGTCTTTAGCCAATCATGCCGAAAATCTGAACTATAAAAGATTCTGGCTGGCCGAACACCATAATATGGAAAGTATTGCCAGCTCGGCAACCTCCGTCTTAATTGGTTTTATTGCCAACGGAACCAAAACAATCAGGGTTGGTTCAGGAGGAATTATGCTTCCCAATCACAGCTCTTTAATTATTGCTGAACAATTCGGAACCCTGGAATCTCTTTTCCCCGGAAGAATTGATCTGGGATTAGGAAGAGCACCGGGAACCGACGGATTGACTGCTCAGGCGCTGGGAAGAAATCCCGCCATTATCAACGAACAGTTTCCAAGACAGATTTTGGAACTGCAGAGATATTTTTCCAAAGAAAATTCCGATGCGATGGTACGTGCCATCCCCGGGGAAGGTCTGGATATTCCTTTGTATATTCTAGGGTCAAGTACAGATAGTGCTTGGCTGGCGGCTGAGCTCGGTTTACCGTATGCTTTTGCCGGACATTTTGCTCCGGAGCAGATGGAAATGGCGTTTAAGATTTACAGAGAACACTTTGAGCCTTCAGGATATCTTGATCAACCCTATATCATCGCCTGTGTGAACGGAGTGGCAGCAGAAACTTCCGGGGAAGCTCATAAAATTTCAACTACCTTATTCCAGGCTTTTATCAATATAGTAAGAAATGACAGAAAACCTTTTGCTCCGCCGGTTGATGATATGGATGAAATATGGTCACCCATGGAAAAATCTATGGTCTTACAAAAGCTTAGATATACATTTATCGGAGACCAGGCAGAAATTGAGCAAAAACTTAAAGATTTCCAGGAAAGATTCAATGTAGACGAGCTGATGATCAATTCACATATTTACGATCATCAGAAAAGATTAAGATCATACGAAATTATAAGAGAAGCTGTCAACTCTTTATCCAAAGCCTAA
- a CDS encoding M12 family metallopeptidase, whose amino-acid sequence MNKKINELFLQKIPVGKTIFAGLMIATMLTSCSKNNEEITSEAQTNALPSGNVQKGQLNGQPITYIKKDGKNFFQGDIVLTDEQLNDQSVQKGGASFSRWPGGKIYYTVASNMGSINANKITTAVNEYNSKTHTQWIPRTNQTNYVEFIFGSSSGSDGWAHIGYRGGKQTVSLDQYISVGSVIHEMGHTVGLYHEHTRKDRDQYVTILWNNIQDGQAYNFDIYSSGTDIGPFNINSVMMYWPNSYSKNGQPTIKRANNTSFTYNRTGFTTGDINTINTMYP is encoded by the coding sequence ATGAACAAAAAAATCAATGAGTTATTCCTTCAGAAAATTCCTGTGGGAAAGACAATTTTTGCAGGTTTAATGATTGCGACTATGCTGACATCCTGTAGTAAAAACAATGAAGAAATTACTTCTGAAGCTCAAACCAATGCCTTACCCAGCGGAAATGTTCAAAAAGGTCAGTTGAACGGGCAACCTATCACTTATATCAAAAAGGACGGAAAGAATTTTTTCCAGGGAGATATTGTGCTTACTGATGAGCAGCTGAATGATCAATCGGTGCAGAAAGGAGGTGCAAGTTTCTCAAGGTGGCCCGGAGGCAAGATCTATTATACTGTTGCCAGCAATATGGGCTCTATTAATGCCAATAAAATCACTACTGCGGTTAACGAGTATAACAGCAAAACCCACACACAATGGATCCCTCGTACCAATCAGACAAATTATGTTGAATTTATATTCGGAAGTTCATCAGGATCGGACGGCTGGGCTCATATCGGATATCGGGGAGGCAAGCAAACTGTTTCCCTGGATCAGTATATTTCTGTAGGATCTGTGATTCATGAAATGGGACATACGGTGGGACTTTATCATGAACATACCCGCAAAGACAGAGATCAGTATGTAACGATCTTATGGAATAATATCCAGGACGGACAGGCTTACAACTTCGATATTTACAGTTCCGGGACAGATATCGGACCTTTCAACATCAATTCAGTGATGATGTACTGGCCGAATTCGTATTCTAAAAATGGTCAGCCGACGATTAAGAGGGCCAACAACACAAGCTTTACTTATAACAGGACAGGATTTACAACCGGAGATATTAATACAATCAATACCATGTACCCTTAA
- a CDS encoding helix-turn-helix domain-containing protein, with protein sequence MNNHFFDLIEYTNRSVFLTGKAGTGKTTFLNDFVRRTKKKHIVIAPTGIAAINAGGVTIHSMFGLPLRTFLPTTERIDTSLANNIADLMPHFKYRKDKLKLLREVEIIIIDEVSMLRADVLDMMDFSLRFIRRNNQRFGGVQMLFIGDLFQLPPVVRDEHILKMYYNSPFFFDSHAIKEIPLVTIELTKVYRQSDQEFLEILNAIRDGDVGNIDFDHLNARYDPDFDMGKESYVYLCSHNKMADEINQEKLAEIKVDPKTYEAKLTGDFKENQFPNDQFLELKIGAQIMFIRNDISGEKKYFNGKLGEIIGLDEDEIKVALEGSEQEITVKKETWEQKKYFLDTDKNIKEEVLGSFEQFPVKLAWAVTIHKSQGLTFDKVIIDAGKSFTAGQVYVALSRCRTLEGIVLKSKITPEVIFKDNRILHFHSNTVVNDQVESILNQEKYDYSIRKVLRTLDCIWILKAVEDWNKLSVVTKNIDHVKTNQLYLQLKHESVNLGKIFEKLERIIFQKVNHFIEQKEEWSEIENKTKGAVNFFFIEIRDKIFNPLKEFYAEIKGAKGLKQYNEEFRDWLEDIEEYLNSLKEIHLLDTRLLDEKNDKEINLKIAKVPSQVLTFQLFEQGKTIGEIALERGLVKETVIGHLAKFAEQGLLDISRVITTDKIKAFEAEFYKKAHETLTEWKNVLPSNFEFNEIRILLNHYNYKKEKNS encoded by the coding sequence ATGAACAATCATTTTTTTGACTTAATAGAATATACCAACAGAAGTGTTTTTTTGACCGGGAAAGCAGGAACAGGAAAAACCACTTTTTTGAACGACTTTGTAAGAAGAACGAAGAAAAAACATATTGTAATCGCTCCTACCGGAATTGCCGCGATCAATGCAGGAGGAGTTACCATTCACTCTATGTTTGGACTGCCGTTAAGAACTTTTCTGCCTACTACAGAAAGAATAGATACCAGTTTGGCGAATAATATTGCCGATCTGATGCCTCACTTCAAATATAGAAAAGATAAGCTCAAGCTGTTAAGAGAGGTGGAGATTATTATTATCGATGAGGTTTCCATGCTCAGGGCTGATGTGCTGGATATGATGGATTTTTCCCTTCGGTTTATCAGAAGAAATAATCAGCGGTTTGGCGGCGTACAGATGTTGTTCATTGGAGATTTGTTTCAGCTCCCGCCTGTGGTGAGAGATGAGCATATTTTAAAAATGTACTACAATTCTCCGTTCTTTTTTGATAGCCATGCAATTAAAGAAATCCCTCTGGTTACTATCGAGCTTACAAAAGTATACCGTCAGTCTGATCAGGAATTTCTTGAAATTCTGAATGCAATCAGGGATGGTGATGTAGGAAATATAGACTTTGACCATCTGAATGCAAGGTACGATCCTGACTTCGATATGGGTAAGGAATCTTATGTATACCTGTGTTCTCACAATAAAATGGCAGATGAAATCAATCAGGAAAAACTGGCTGAAATAAAAGTCGATCCAAAAACTTATGAAGCAAAACTTACAGGTGATTTTAAAGAAAACCAGTTTCCCAATGATCAGTTCCTGGAATTGAAAATCGGGGCACAGATTATGTTCATCAGAAACGATATTTCCGGAGAAAAAAAATATTTTAATGGTAAGCTTGGTGAAATTATTGGTCTGGATGAAGATGAAATCAAGGTTGCTTTAGAAGGAAGTGAACAGGAGATTACCGTTAAAAAAGAAACCTGGGAGCAGAAGAAATATTTTCTGGATACCGACAAAAATATTAAAGAAGAGGTTCTGGGAAGCTTTGAACAATTCCCTGTCAAATTGGCGTGGGCCGTTACGATTCATAAAAGTCAGGGACTTACATTTGATAAAGTCATCATCGATGCCGGAAAAAGTTTTACAGCGGGTCAGGTATATGTTGCATTATCACGTTGCCGCACACTGGAAGGCATTGTTCTCAAATCTAAAATTACCCCTGAAGTTATTTTTAAAGACAACAGAATTCTACATTTCCACAGCAATACTGTCGTTAATGATCAGGTGGAGTCTATCCTGAATCAGGAAAAATACGATTACAGCATCAGAAAAGTTCTTCGTACCTTAGATTGTATATGGATTTTGAAGGCGGTAGAAGATTGGAATAAGCTTTCGGTGGTAACTAAAAATATTGATCATGTAAAAACCAATCAGCTTTATCTTCAGCTGAAACATGAGTCGGTGAATCTGGGTAAAATCTTTGAAAAACTGGAACGTATCATTTTTCAGAAGGTGAATCATTTTATTGAACAAAAAGAAGAATGGTCCGAAATTGAAAATAAAACCAAAGGTGCTGTTAATTTCTTCTTTATCGAGATCAGAGATAAAATTTTCAATCCGTTAAAAGAATTTTATGCTGAAATAAAAGGGGCAAAGGGGTTGAAACAATACAATGAAGAATTCCGGGACTGGTTAGAAGATATTGAAGAATACCTGAACAGCCTGAAAGAAATACATCTTCTTGACACCAGGCTTTTAGATGAGAAGAATGATAAAGAAATCAACCTTAAAATCGCAAAAGTTCCTTCCCAGGTATTGACTTTCCAGCTTTTTGAACAGGGAAAAACAATAGGTGAAATTGCACTGGAAAGAGGATTGGTAAAAGAAACTGTAATTGGACATCTTGCCAAGTTTGCAGAACAGGGATTACTGGATATTTCAAGAGTGATCACCACAGATAAGATCAAAGCTTTCGAAGCAGAGTTTTACAAAAAAGCCCACGAAACCCTTACAGAATGGAAAAATGTATTACCGAGCAATTTTGAGTTCAATGAAATAAGGATTCTTCTGAATCACTATAATTATAAAAAGGAAAAGAATTCGTAA
- a CDS encoding iron-sulfur cluster biogenesis protein NfuA: protein MRTVLIEPTENPKVMKFVTDYNLIPGSLELDRNSDISEIPLAQELFNYPFVERIFITANFVAVAKQDTVEWEHVVESLKNVVEDELLANPRIYLQKKKEMYQIYAEMTPNPNVMKFVSSKLLMDGFVEVKSKEAAAEVPLAEAIFKEFDFATEVFISDNFVAVTRDNSVEWHQVMMTVRALIAEYLQNGGEISKIEPQKHENPVEKIINRDYTEDEQKISDILNEYVAPAVENDGGKISLMEYDQANKTAKMLLQGACSGCPSSTATLKNGIENILKQFVPDLVEKVEAVNG from the coding sequence ATGCGTACCGTACTTATAGAACCAACTGAAAACCCAAAAGTGATGAAATTTGTAACTGATTACAATTTGATTCCGGGATCTTTAGAGTTGGACAGAAACTCAGATATTTCAGAAATTCCTTTGGCTCAGGAACTTTTCAATTATCCGTTTGTAGAAAGAATTTTCATCACGGCTAATTTTGTAGCTGTAGCAAAACAGGATACTGTAGAATGGGAACATGTAGTGGAAAGCCTGAAAAATGTAGTTGAAGATGAATTACTGGCTAACCCGAGAATTTACCTTCAGAAGAAAAAAGAAATGTATCAGATTTATGCAGAAATGACTCCGAATCCTAATGTAATGAAATTTGTTTCAAGCAAATTACTGATGGATGGTTTTGTAGAAGTAAAATCAAAAGAGGCTGCTGCAGAAGTTCCTTTGGCTGAGGCTATTTTTAAAGAGTTTGATTTTGCCACAGAAGTTTTTATTTCGGACAATTTTGTAGCGGTTACCAGAGATAATTCTGTGGAATGGCATCAGGTAATGATGACCGTGCGTGCCCTTATTGCTGAATATCTTCAAAATGGTGGTGAGATTTCAAAAATCGAACCCCAGAAACATGAGAATCCGGTTGAAAAAATCATCAACAGGGATTACACGGAAGACGAGCAGAAAATTTCAGATATTCTGAACGAATATGTGGCACCGGCAGTAGAAAATGATGGTGGAAAAATTTCATTAATGGAATATGACCAGGCTAATAAAACTGCAAAAATGTTGCTACAGGGAGCTTGCTCAGGATGTCCAAGTTCTACTGCTACTCTGAAAAACGGAATTGAAAATATTTTAAAACAATTCGTTCCGGATTTAGTTGAAAAAGTAGAAGCGGTAAACGGATAA
- a CDS encoding NAD(P)H-dependent oxidoreductase encodes MTSGKKILVIIGSATKNSSNQKLIEQAFEKTGNPHYRMYDDLSVLPHFDTSLTDVDTPEEVIKVREAIRSAAGVIFSTPEYIFSIPSRLKNLLEWCVSTNVFSDKPVAFITGSANGEKGHEELLLLLTTLGARTNDKHQLLIKGIKGKFEPDGSVENNTFAKVSELVMDFSESVS; translated from the coding sequence ATGACTTCCGGCAAGAAAATTTTGGTTATTATTGGCAGTGCTACAAAAAACTCCAGCAATCAGAAACTTATCGAACAAGCATTTGAGAAAACGGGTAATCCCCATTATCGGATGTACGATGATCTTTCTGTCTTACCACATTTTGACACATCACTGACTGATGTTGATACACCGGAAGAAGTTATAAAAGTCAGAGAAGCTATCAGAAGTGCGGCGGGAGTGATATTTTCTACACCCGAATACATCTTCAGTATTCCGAGCAGGCTGAAAAACCTACTGGAATGGTGTGTTTCTACCAATGTTTTTTCTGATAAACCCGTTGCATTTATAACAGGTTCTGCCAACGGAGAAAAGGGTCATGAGGAATTATTACTGCTTTTAACAACTCTGGGAGCCAGAACAAATGATAAACATCAGCTTCTCATAAAAGGGATTAAAGGAAAATTTGAGCCAGATGGCTCAGTTGAAAACAATACCTTTGCTAAAGTATCAGAATTGGTAATGGATTTTTCAGAATCCGTTTCATAA